In the genome of Pseudoglutamicibacter cumminsii, one region contains:
- a CDS encoding DUF2520 domain-containing protein, with product MSFGSLSSSLGSRAPRLGIGIIGAGRVGPVVAAAWRSAGHQIVGISVTDERSADRAEAILPGVPHMTTADVLERSEAVVFALDAATIKEEVASAAAAQRFQMGQLVIHTSPALGIDVLTPAAEAGAIPLAIHPLLRFTGTSMDVTALNGARAAVSAPKLMVPVALALAVELGCEPFVLDEDDRDLYAAAVAVATEPVSASVAYAWDALSSVGVDDPSAALGPLVRSSVDAAIASGSGAGVGFARGLTPEAVESARRGWSGPDAPVGAHGFYVAMATAAITRAVGRGEISDSHAAAVLDALRRG from the coding sequence GTGAGTTTTGGTTCGTTGAGTTCTTCTTTGGGTTCGCGCGCTCCGCGGTTGGGTATCGGGATTATTGGTGCCGGTCGCGTGGGTCCGGTGGTTGCGGCGGCGTGGAGGTCCGCGGGGCATCAGATCGTTGGGATTTCGGTTACGGATGAGCGTTCCGCCGACCGCGCCGAGGCGATCCTTCCGGGCGTCCCTCACATGACCACGGCCGACGTCTTGGAACGCAGCGAAGCCGTCGTGTTCGCGCTTGATGCCGCGACGATCAAGGAGGAAGTCGCATCGGCTGCGGCTGCGCAGCGTTTTCAGATGGGCCAGTTGGTGATCCACACATCGCCGGCGCTAGGGATCGACGTTCTGACTCCCGCGGCGGAGGCTGGCGCGATTCCGCTCGCGATCCACCCTCTGCTCCGCTTCACCGGCACGAGCATGGACGTCACTGCGTTGAATGGTGCGCGTGCCGCGGTGTCTGCGCCGAAGCTCATGGTTCCGGTTGCATTGGCGCTGGCTGTTGAGTTGGGTTGTGAACCGTTTGTGCTCGATGAGGATGACCGGGATCTGTATGCCGCGGCCGTAGCTGTGGCTACGGAGCCGGTGTCTGCGTCGGTTGCGTACGCGTGGGATGCGTTGAGCTCGGTGGGTGTTGACGACCCGAGCGCGGCGTTGGGTCCGTTGGTGCGTTCCTCTGTTGATGCGGCGATCGCTAGTGGTTCTGGCGCGGGTGTTGGTTTTGCGCGGGGTTTGACGCCGGAAGCGGTGGAGTCTGCGCGTCGCGGCTGGTCTGGGCCTGATGCGCCGGTGGGTGCGCACGGCTTCTATGTAGCAATGGCGACGGCGGCCATCACCAGGGCTGTAGGCCGGGGCGAGATCTCAGATTCGCATGCGGCAGCAGTGCTCGATGCGCTGCGGCGAGGATAA